CTCGGCAGCCTGGAGCATGCCTTGGCGCTTGGCCTGTTCGGCCTCTCGCTTGGCCTGTTCGGCCTCTTCAGTGGCCAGAGTGCACTCGTGAGCCTTCTGTTCGGCATCCCGTGCCTGGGTCTCGGCCTCGGTCATTTTCTGTTTCAATGTCCGGACCATGCTTTGGATACTTTGATTGAGCTTGCCGATCTCGTCCTTCTGGTCGATGTCTGACGTGGCCTGCAGGTTTCCGGAGGCCACGGCCTCGGCGTAGATTTTCAGCTTTCTCACCGGGGAGGTGATGGAGCGACTGACGAGAAGGGCCATACCCATGCCCAGAATCAAAAATACCCCGGATGCGCTGAGAATGATCCACTGCAACTTATAGATGGGGGCGAAGACCTCACTTTTCATGGCCCCCACGGCAATGGACCAGTCCGTGCCCTCGATGGGGGCGTATCCGAAGAAGCGGTCGCTACCCATGAAGGGGTATTCGTCGAACCCCCTCTCCTTCCGGACCATACGTTCGAACATGGAGGCGAGTCTGGCGTATTGTTTGTCCTTTTTTGATTCTTCGATGAAATTTCTCTGATCCAGGACAAATTGCCTGTTGCCGTGTGCGATCAAGGCACCTTTGCCGTTGATCATGTAACTGTAGCCATTCTGACCAAAGTGGATTCCGTCGGTCAGACGGCTCAGGAGTTCGGCATCCACCCTGGCTATCAAAACGGCTGCGACGCGGTTCTGACCGGTGTAGATTGGCGTGGCCAGCATCATGACCGGGCTATTGGTGACCCGGCTGATGATGACGTCGGAACAGACTGTCTTTCCGGACATGGCCTTTTGAACATAGTCCCGGTCGCCCAGTGACGCCGTGTTGCCGTCCGGGTAGCGGGCGTTCCCGTCAAGACCGACGATTCCCATACCCAGGAATCCGAGGCGTTTCGTCTCGGACTCCAGGGCC
This window of the Deltaproteobacteria bacterium genome carries:
- a CDS encoding HAMP domain-containing protein is translated as MKNIPIGIKLIGGFLSLLILVCVGLGLIAYDQSSKAVLSQVQENIVLMADDGAKLVRSELNFYFATLEGVANRNIIKSMDWDTQREALESETKRLGFLGMGIVGLDGNARYPDGNTASLGDRDYVQKAMSGKTVCSDVIISRVTNSPVMMLATPIYTGQNRVAAVLIARVDAELLSRLTDGIHFGQNGYSYMINGKGALIAHGNRQFVLDQRNFIEESKKDKQYARLASMFERMVRKERGFDEYPFMGSDRFFGYAPIEGTDWSIAVGAMKSEVFAPIYKLQWIILSASGVFLILGMGMALLVSRSITSPVRKLKIYAEAVASGNLQATSDIDQKDEIGKLNQSIQSMVRTLKQKMTEAETQARDAEQKAHECTLATEEAEQAKREAEQAKRQGMLQAAE